One Pseudomonadota bacterium genomic region harbors:
- a CDS encoding conjugal transfer protein TraH, whose amino-acid sequence MRDLLRKRGSKRFSVLLITVLALIILTGNTANSDVASELRGVFDDLGMSGTHSEGGAYHSQSRGYLMGGSLTARAPTKYMAPLTVQLPDLKAGCGGVDMFFGGFQFINAEEFKRFLQSAGTAAIGYAFHMALEAVCPTCNSVLKSLRGFADSVNKFGLDSCTAAKAAINTVGGPIKAHLQTAIAGSGELTGLDGTSDGFWSPVKGWMDTMSKGIDDIHKSIYDAARDGKKSLSKVGVSTMDNIRPTGNTLNEAQMEIAISLLGTKAPMVGEGEGGAETPMGECTDYPPTITLTDIIEGATADNPLMVWRCTTGSFSDGTCEKITKTTVESFQGYKKYSLDMLISIKDKMTEGTPLSINEKNFINSTPLVPVASALRSAINASPALADAMVASICDVTAVAYAMNVVYSYIGIFKNNATKNTCGDIPAQRYINATNGLMQEFDKYSKNVNVVNQIISFINTIDRANSGYSSKRLQNAMKHLGW is encoded by the coding sequence ATGAGAGACCTATTGAGAAAGAGGGGATCGAAACGTTTCTCCGTACTGCTGATCACAGTTTTGGCACTGATAATTCTGACCGGTAATACGGCGAATTCGGATGTTGCAAGTGAACTGAGAGGCGTGTTCGACGATCTCGGGATGAGCGGAACGCACTCAGAGGGAGGTGCTTACCACAGCCAGTCAAGAGGATATCTTATGGGAGGTTCTCTCACTGCAAGGGCGCCGACAAAGTACATGGCGCCTCTTACGGTGCAGCTTCCGGATCTCAAGGCGGGATGCGGCGGTGTGGATATGTTCTTCGGGGGGTTCCAGTTTATCAATGCCGAGGAATTTAAAAGGTTTTTACAGAGTGCTGGAACGGCTGCAATCGGATATGCCTTTCATATGGCTCTCGAAGCCGTATGTCCTACGTGCAACAGCGTCCTGAAATCGCTGCGAGGTTTTGCCGATTCGGTGAACAAGTTTGGCCTCGACTCCTGTACGGCAGCAAAAGCAGCGATTAATACTGTGGGGGGACCCATCAAAGCACATCTGCAAACGGCCATTGCTGGTTCAGGTGAGCTTACCGGTCTCGACGGTACGAGCGATGGGTTCTGGTCACCGGTTAAGGGGTGGATGGATACGATGAGTAAGGGGATCGACGATATTCATAAGTCCATCTATGATGCTGCGCGAGACGGCAAAAAGTCGTTGAGTAAGGTTGGAGTATCGACTATGGACAACATAAGGCCGACAGGAAATACACTAAACGAGGCGCAGATGGAGATTGCCATAAGCCTTCTCGGAACAAAGGCGCCGATGGTAGGTGAGGGTGAGGGAGGAGCTGAAACACCGATGGGAGAATGTACCGACTACCCGCCTACCATCACCTTAACAGACATCATCGAAGGGGCAACTGCCGATAATCCGCTTATGGTATGGCGGTGTACAACGGGCAGTTTCAGTGACGGGACATGTGAGAAAATTACAAAGACGACCGTAGAAAGTTTCCAAGGCTACAAAAAATATTCACTGGACATGCTGATAAGCATAAAGGACAAGATGACCGAAGGCACCCCTCTGAGTATCAATGAGAAAAATTTTATAAATTCTACACCTTTAGTTCCGGTGGCTTCCGCTCTGCGTTCAGCGATAAACGCATCGCCCGCATTAGCGGATGCTATGGTCGCCAGCATATGCGATGTGACTGCGGTAGCTTACGCCATGAATGTAGTCTATTCATATATAGGCATCTTTAAGAACAACGCAACAAAGAACACCTGCGGCGACATCCCTGCACAGCGGTACATAAATGCAACAAATGGGCTCATGCAGGAGTTTGACAAATACTCTAAAAACGTGAATGTCGTAAACCAGATAATCTCGTTTATCAATACAATAGACAGGGCGAACAGCGGCTACTCTTCCAAGCGGCTGCAGAACGCCATGAAGCATCTGGGGTGGTAG
- the traF gene encoding conjugal transfer protein TraF, with product MKSKKMLKHLNKVLSAILIAVPFFFTTFLMAGEVTTGSLWWTEKDDGWFFYNEHVEIPLPEEEEDRLPEQTASNVLFTERMERTGKELMSKAMEDPTEDNVKAYMEHNKSMLVLADNFTKVWQKAIMKYPNLLFSEGLTHASRDIENTISSLKERAGLYFIHSSSCPACSKQAAELKKFEDKYGMEVLAITVDKKTLPEYPDAVADNGIVATIGVESVPSIYIVIPSEKKIDLVAQGFIDNFELERRLFNYERPIEKEGIETFLRTADHSFGTDNSDR from the coding sequence ATGAAATCAAAGAAAATGCTAAAGCATCTCAATAAGGTGTTATCTGCGATACTCATTGCAGTGCCATTCTTTTTTACTACGTTTCTTATGGCGGGCGAGGTCACCACGGGCAGTTTATGGTGGACAGAAAAAGATGACGGCTGGTTCTTCTACAACGAACACGTAGAGATTCCTCTGCCTGAAGAAGAGGAAGATCGCCTCCCAGAGCAGACCGCAAGCAACGTATTGTTCACCGAAAGGATGGAACGAACAGGAAAGGAGCTTATGAGCAAGGCGATGGAGGACCCGACCGAAGATAATGTAAAGGCTTACATGGAGCACAACAAGTCGATGCTGGTCCTCGCGGATAACTTCACGAAGGTATGGCAGAAGGCAATCATGAAGTATCCTAATTTGTTGTTCAGCGAAGGACTGACTCATGCAAGCAGGGATATAGAAAATACGATAAGCTCGCTGAAGGAGAGGGCAGGGCTGTATTTTATTCATTCCTCTTCCTGTCCGGCGTGCAGTAAGCAGGCGGCAGAGCTCAAAAAGTTCGAAGACAAATACGGCATGGAGGTGCTTGCCATAACAGTTGATAAGAAAACGCTGCCGGAATATCCGGATGCCGTAGCAGACAACGGGATCGTTGCGACCATCGGCGTGGAAAGCGTACCTTCCATATATATCGTAATACCTTCCGAAAAGAAGATAGACCTAGTTGCTCAGGGTTTTATAGATAATTTTGAACTTGAAAGGAGGCTGTTTAACTATGAGAGACCTATTGAGAAAGAGGGGATCGAAACGTTTCTCCGTACTGCTGATCACAGTTTTGGCACTGATAATTCTGACCGGTAA
- a CDS encoding TrbI F-type domain-containing protein, producing MRKTKKYLTIIVVVSVLSGAAAGMLSGHYTGGRNMPVILSADIKKITEEKKQEIIRKYRDSEDKEQAGVKLEKEYTEFLNALDKSLDNFMKKNKNVLILRKEAVIDGKYKDITDEIKENAKASQ from the coding sequence ATGAGAAAGACAAAAAAGTATCTGACCATCATCGTAGTTGTTTCTGTCTTATCGGGGGCTGCTGCGGGTATGCTCTCGGGTCATTACACCGGCGGCAGAAATATGCCCGTCATTCTGTCGGCAGATATAAAGAAAATCACCGAAGAGAAGAAACAGGAGATCATCAGGAAGTATAGGGACAGCGAAGATAAGGAACAGGCTGGAGTGAAGCTGGAGAAGGAATATACTGAATTCCTCAATGCACTGGATAAAAGTCTCGATAATTTTATGAAAAAGAACAAGAACGTGCTGATACTGAGAAAGGAAGCCGTTATTGATGGTAAATATAAGGATATAACCGATGAAATCAAAGAAAATGCTAAAGCATCTCAATAA